One Candidatus Babeliales bacterium genomic region harbors:
- a CDS encoding prepilin-type N-terminal cleavage/methylation domain-containing protein, protein MIPLQSRSGFTFIEIIIALTLLTIMGTSLFMMQSTIFQKLSKAHNSVSNLLEIDKELIDFKLTLAQALQEKKSVADVKIHQEKHNPDVKLDIAIKPIAQSSQLYKNFSKNVFIVQATATRDKQEDQWFSFLYIPPKQEKEEAPSAKTPKGAA, encoded by the coding sequence ATGATACCTTTGCAAAGCCGTAGTGGATTTACCTTTATCGAAATTATAATCGCGCTGACACTACTCACCATTATGGGTACGTCACTTTTTATGATGCAATCAACTATTTTTCAAAAACTATCCAAGGCACATAATTCGGTCTCTAATCTTTTAGAAATCGATAAAGAATTGATCGATTTTAAACTAACACTAGCGCAAGCGCTACAAGAAAAAAAGAGTGTAGCCGATGTTAAAATTCATCAAGAAAAACATAATCCTGATGTAAAATTAGATATTGCTATCAAGCCAATTGCGCAGTCATCACAGCTGTATAAAAATTTTTCAAAAAATGTTTTTATAGTGCAAGCAACAGCAACGCGTGACAAACAGGAAGATCAATGGTTTTCATTTTTATACATTCCACCAAAACAAGAAAAGGAAGAAGCTCCTTCTGCCAAAACTCCCAAAGGTGCTGCATGA
- a CDS encoding type II secretion system protein GspG — MISNQKTLQQGFSFIEMMFVLVLMGILMTMVGPRVMSLLGRGRATTTKNTLKNIQVGLKQYKMDCGKYPERLEDLLKKPEGSSNWQGPYAGNEDSGVLELPKDGWDNDLIYKLTPGATPPYELYSNGDPEKEEDRIYASK, encoded by the coding sequence ATGATCTCAAACCAAAAAACATTACAGCAAGGTTTTAGCTTTATCGAAATGATGTTTGTGCTTGTTTTAATGGGAATACTCATGACCATGGTCGGACCTCGCGTTATGAGCCTACTTGGTCGCGGCAGAGCAACGACAACAAAAAACACTCTCAAAAACATTCAAGTAGGACTTAAACAATACAAAATGGATTGTGGCAAATACCCAGAGCGACTTGAAGATCTTTTGAAAAAACCAGAAGGCTCTTCAAATTGGCAAGGACCTTACGCTGGTAACGAAGATAGCGGAGTTCTTGAATTACCAAAAGATGGTTGGGACAACGATTTAATTTATAAATTAACTCCAGGAGCAACTCCTCCATATGAACTATATTCAAATGGCGATCCAGAAAAAGAAGAAGATAGAATCTATGCTTCAAAGTAA
- a CDS encoding MlaD family protein: protein MQINTETKVGIFVILAVSVFMFMVLGIGAFRITSSGHYPFTVSFDDVSGLSEKAEVKIAGVKVGWVDNIELTQKGTAQVKIMVSKKYALYDNAYAIVRQEGLIGSKYLEIIPGDPMLPQLHSGNNLTRPGREAVSVDELLFKFKNIATHVEQITDSMKDAFTGPERSEQMKNIVENISNASYKINNIASSLDGALSDKDALKAIIDNMQSFTATLKEDLPALKEQLSGSAQSLSRAADEAREGFGSITSVSQKIDEGRGLLGKLVNEDDMYRDIKTAVSGIKNYLAKFESLGVIFDAHSENMQRPSDQYRWTDTKGYFNVRIHTGSSFFYMGQIASSERGFVSRDWQYTTYLDSRENTFSEIPYNEIPTDPNDQVASLNRRMHAPQILTQHRQPFAYGFQFGKIYDNLALRIGLFEGAFGAGADFFIPVGTDKLSWITTLEIFDMHGLQRLQYGDERRPHVKWLNRVFVLNNLYMTFGVDDFVSDNASPFYGLGLRFADDDIKYLLSKITLNVAA from the coding sequence TTGCAGATTAATACAGAAACAAAAGTTGGCATATTTGTCATCCTTGCCGTCAGCGTCTTTATGTTCATGGTTTTGGGTATTGGAGCTTTTCGGATTACCTCTTCAGGGCATTATCCGTTCACAGTTTCTTTTGATGATGTTTCTGGATTATCAGAAAAAGCAGAAGTAAAAATTGCTGGTGTAAAAGTTGGTTGGGTCGACAATATTGAACTCACCCAAAAAGGCACTGCTCAAGTAAAAATTATGGTCAGCAAAAAATACGCTTTATATGACAACGCTTATGCCATAGTCCGTCAAGAAGGTTTAATTGGATCGAAGTACTTAGAGATCATTCCTGGGGACCCTATGCTCCCGCAACTTCATTCAGGAAACAATTTAACTCGTCCAGGACGCGAAGCGGTTTCTGTTGATGAACTTCTGTTTAAATTTAAAAATATCGCAACGCACGTTGAACAAATAACCGATAGCATGAAAGATGCGTTTACCGGTCCTGAACGTTCAGAACAAATGAAAAACATCGTTGAAAATATTTCAAACGCATCTTACAAAATCAACAACATTGCATCGTCTCTTGATGGCGCACTTTCTGATAAAGATGCCTTAAAAGCTATTATCGACAACATGCAAAGCTTTACAGCAACACTTAAAGAAGATCTTCCAGCTCTTAAAGAGCAGTTAAGTGGCTCTGCGCAGTCGCTTTCACGCGCAGCAGATGAAGCACGCGAAGGATTTGGAAGCATTACTTCAGTTTCTCAAAAAATCGATGAAGGTCGCGGCCTTCTTGGTAAATTGGTCAATGAAGATGATATGTACCGAGATATTAAAACAGCTGTCTCTGGTATAAAAAATTATTTAGCAAAATTTGAATCACTCGGCGTTATTTTTGACGCTCACTCAGAAAATATGCAACGACCAAGTGATCAATACAGATGGACTGACACAAAAGGTTACTTTAACGTACGCATTCATACTGGCAGCAGCTTTTTCTACATGGGACAAATTGCATCATCTGAAAGAGGTTTCGTCAGTAGAGATTGGCAATATACTACCTATCTTGATTCTCGAGAAAATACCTTCTCAGAAATTCCATACAATGAGATTCCTACTGATCCTAATGATCAAGTTGCTTCTCTTAACCGTCGTATGCATGCGCCACAAATTCTTACACAACATCGTCAACCGTTTGCTTATGGATTCCAATTCGGAAAAATTTATGACAATCTTGCGTTGCGCATAGGTCTTTTTGAAGGAGCTTTTGGTGCAGGTGCAGACTTCTTTATTCCTGTTGGTACCGATAAACTTTCTTGGATTACCACTCTTGAAATATTTGATATGCACGGTCTACAACGACTTCAATACGGCGATGAACGTCGTCCGCACGTAAAATGGTTAAACCGAGTATTTGTGCTCAATAATCTTTACATGACGTTTGGTGTTGATGACTTTGTAAGTGACAATGCTTCTCCATTCTATGGACTTGGTCTTCGATTTGCAGATGATGATATTAAATATCTTCTCTCAAAAATTACTCTGAATGTTGCAGCTTAA
- a CDS encoding prepilin-type N-terminal cleavage/methylation domain-containing protein: MNNQRGFTLFEFAISMMISTMLMTAVFTIYNQINKGAATVQRITTSDTKIMILRDRLSTDFEGISPLWFTSEIYEKLKATDETATKAINSDSKIKRNNFLYAQSNDKNLSFLTFVTTNALQMYGDSTACFVRVVYTLIPDPKNETVFKLMRKEDKKPSADFDIEKMKEGTFYELASNITKLSIEFGYIDQTQKDDNNKKLSFIWAKEWDNKKKKSARDDKQDSKQKEAKSDDAKKKDDDTPDLPEAIKLKISFVHDIEKPEIDYEIFFAVPINQEQSLQSFAEKRSQAEQKAKGNQAKSPTNNTAISAANPAASGGPRA, translated from the coding sequence ATGAATAACCAACGCGGATTTACGTTATTTGAGTTTGCCATAAGCATGATGATTTCAACCATGCTCATGACTGCAGTGTTTACGATTTATAATCAAATAAATAAAGGTGCAGCAACAGTTCAACGCATCACAACAAGCGATACAAAGATTATGATTTTACGTGATCGGTTAAGCACTGACTTTGAAGGTATTTCGCCCCTTTGGTTTACTTCAGAGATCTATGAAAAATTAAAAGCAACAGACGAAACAGCAACTAAAGCAATTAACTCTGACTCAAAAATAAAACGAAACAACTTTTTATACGCACAAAGTAATGACAAAAACCTCAGTTTTTTAACCTTTGTAACCACTAATGCGCTACAAATGTATGGTGACAGTACTGCTTGCTTTGTTCGAGTTGTCTACACATTAATTCCTGATCCAAAAAATGAAACTGTTTTTAAACTCATGCGCAAAGAAGATAAGAAACCATCGGCTGATTTCGATATTGAAAAAATGAAAGAAGGCACTTTTTACGAACTAGCTAGCAACATTACAAAACTTTCTATCGAATTTGGCTATATTGATCAAACCCAAAAAGATGACAACAATAAAAAACTTTCTTTCATCTGGGCTAAAGAGTGGGACAACAAAAAAAAGAAATCTGCACGTGATGATAAACAAGACAGTAAGCAAAAAGAAGCTAAAAGCGATGATGCAAAGAAAAAAGATGATGACACTCCAGACTTACCAGAAGCAATAAAATTAAAAATTTCTTTTGTCCATGACATTGAAAAACCAGAAATTGACTATGAAATATTTTTTGCTGTCCCAATCAATCAAGAGCAAAGCTTACAATCATTTGCAGAAAAAAGATCACAAGCAGAGCAAAAAGCTAAAGGTAATCAAGCTAAGTCACCTACAAATAATACAGCTATTAGCGCTGCAAATCCAGCTGCTTCAGGAGGACCTCGTGCATAA